Proteins from a single region of Nocardiopsis dassonvillei subsp. dassonvillei DSM 43111:
- the cobO gene encoding cob(I)yrinic acid a,c-diamide adenosyltransferase, with protein MPKGQPLVVPDDGLTTRQRRNQPVFAVHTGDGKGKSTAAFGLALRGWNQGWRIGVFQFVKSAKWRIGEQTVLERLGELHEQTGEGGPVEWHKMGSGWSWSRRKGDAEDHAADAAEGWAEIRRRLADQTHDLLILDEFTYPLNWGWVDVEDVLAALRDRPGRQHVVITGRRADPRLLEAADLVTEMTKVKHPMDAGRKGQRGIEW; from the coding sequence ATGCCCAAGGGACAGCCGCTCGTCGTCCCCGACGACGGGCTCACCACGCGCCAGCGCCGCAACCAGCCCGTGTTCGCCGTGCACACCGGTGACGGCAAGGGCAAGTCGACCGCCGCGTTCGGCCTCGCGCTGCGCGGCTGGAACCAGGGCTGGCGGATCGGGGTGTTCCAGTTCGTCAAGTCGGCGAAGTGGCGCATCGGCGAGCAGACCGTGCTGGAACGCCTGGGTGAGCTGCACGAGCAGACCGGCGAGGGCGGTCCGGTCGAGTGGCACAAGATGGGTTCGGGCTGGTCGTGGAGCCGTCGCAAGGGCGACGCCGAGGACCACGCGGCGGACGCCGCCGAGGGCTGGGCGGAGATCAGGCGAAGGCTCGCCGACCAGACGCACGACCTGCTCATCCTGGACGAGTTCACCTACCCGCTCAACTGGGGCTGGGTCGACGTCGAGGACGTCCTGGCCGCCCTGCGGGACCGCCCCGGCCGCCAGCACGTGGTGATCACCGGCCGCCGCGCCGACCCGCGGCTGCTGGAGGCCGCCGACCTGGTCACCGAGATGACCAAGGTCAAGCACCCCATGGACGCCGGGCGCAAGGGGCAGCGGGGCATCGAGTGGTGA